A genomic stretch from Edaphobacter aggregans includes:
- a CDS encoding alpha/beta fold hydrolase, whose amino-acid sequence MSTITTKDGTTIYYKDWGTGQPITFSHGWPLTADAWDAQMLFLGQQGYRVIAHDRRGNGRSSQPWDGNEMDTYADDLAELFEALDLKDAVMVGHSTGGGEVARYLGRHGTKRVSKAVLIGAVPPLMLKTESNPEGLPLSVFDGLRASIVADRSEFYKELTLPFYGYNRPGAKISEGVQDNFWLQGMIGSHKSQYDTVKAFSETDFTEDLKKIDIPVLVMHGEDDQIVPIVAAGLKSAKILKNGTLKVYPGFPHGMCQIHADQINADLLAFIKS is encoded by the coding sequence ATGAGCACGATCACCACGAAAGACGGTACGACGATCTATTACAAGGACTGGGGGACGGGACAGCCGATTACGTTTTCGCATGGGTGGCCTTTGACTGCGGATGCGTGGGATGCGCAGATGCTGTTCCTTGGCCAGCAGGGCTACCGCGTCATCGCCCACGACCGGCGCGGCAATGGCCGCTCAAGCCAGCCTTGGGACGGCAACGAGATGGACACCTACGCGGATGACCTGGCGGAGCTGTTCGAGGCGCTCGATCTTAAGGATGCCGTGATGGTGGGTCACTCTACCGGCGGCGGTGAAGTTGCCCGTTATCTCGGCAGGCACGGAACCAAGCGGGTGTCCAAGGCTGTGCTGATCGGTGCCGTACCTCCGTTGATGTTGAAGACGGAGAGCAATCCTGAGGGCCTACCGCTGTCCGTGTTTGATGGGCTTCGTGCTTCGATCGTCGCGGATCGTTCAGAGTTCTACAAGGAACTCACGCTGCCGTTTTACGGCTACAACAGGCCGGGGGCCAAGATCTCGGAAGGCGTACAGGACAACTTCTGGTTGCAGGGCATGATCGGGTCTCACAAGAGCCAGTACGACACGGTCAAGGCCTTCTCAGAAACAGACTTTACCGAAGACCTGAAGAAGATCGACATTCCTGTGCTGGTTATGCACGGCGAAGACGACCAGATTGTTCCAATCGTCGCTGCGGGCCTGAAGTCGGCCAAGATTCTGAAGAACGGGACACTGAAGGTATATCCCGGCTTTCCACACGGAATGTGTCAAATTCATGCGGATCAGATCAACGCCGATTTGCTCGCATTCATCAAGTCCTGA
- the hppD gene encoding 4-hydroxyphenylpyruvate dioxygenase — protein MSTSALPQTKPAQATDFLPLKGTDHVEFYVGNARQAAYFYRAAFGMSLIAYAGPETGQRDRASYVLQQGKIRFVLTTALRPDSEIARHVHSHGDGVRAIALWVDDARQAWTETTSRGARSIQEPTEFSDDHGRVTIASIAAYGDTIHTFVDRTHYDGPFFPGYRHIAHDHVARPVGLLHIDHMVGNVGWHAMNEWVDFYAHVMGFSLYQHFDDKDISTEYSALMSKVMANGNGYVKFPINEPAEGRRKSQIEEYLDFYQGPGVQHIALATGNILETVAKMQQQGVDFLTVPHTYYTELQNRIGKIDEPIDELERLGILVDRDDEGYMLQIFTRPVEDRPTVFYEIIQRKGSRSFGKGNFKALFEAIEREQELRGNL, from the coding sequence ATGTCCACATCCGCGCTCCCCCAAACGAAACCCGCGCAGGCGACCGATTTCCTCCCCCTCAAGGGCACCGACCACGTCGAGTTCTACGTCGGCAACGCGCGGCAAGCAGCCTACTTCTACCGAGCCGCCTTCGGAATGTCCTTGATCGCCTACGCAGGCCCCGAGACTGGCCAACGTGACCGCGCCTCCTACGTCCTCCAACAGGGCAAGATCCGCTTCGTCCTGACCACCGCGCTCCGCCCCGACTCCGAGATCGCCCGTCACGTCCACAGCCACGGCGACGGCGTCCGCGCCATAGCCCTCTGGGTCGACGACGCCCGCCAAGCCTGGACCGAGACTACCAGCCGCGGAGCCCGCAGCATTCAGGAGCCAACCGAGTTCTCCGACGACCACGGTCGCGTCACTATCGCCAGCATCGCAGCCTACGGCGACACCATCCACACCTTCGTCGACCGTACCCACTACGATGGTCCCTTCTTTCCCGGGTACCGTCACATCGCCCACGACCACGTCGCCCGCCCCGTAGGCCTCCTCCACATCGATCACATGGTCGGCAACGTAGGCTGGCACGCCATGAACGAGTGGGTCGACTTCTACGCTCACGTCATGGGTTTCAGCCTCTACCAGCACTTCGACGACAAAGACATCTCCACCGAGTACTCCGCCCTAATGTCGAAGGTGATGGCCAACGGCAATGGCTACGTCAAGTTCCCAATCAACGAACCCGCCGAAGGCCGCCGCAAGTCCCAGATAGAGGAGTACCTCGACTTCTACCAGGGCCCGGGCGTCCAGCATATCGCCCTAGCCACCGGCAACATCCTCGAGACCGTCGCAAAGATGCAGCAGCAGGGCGTCGACTTCCTCACCGTTCCCCACACCTACTACACCGAACTGCAAAACCGCATCGGCAAGATCGACGAGCCTATCGACGAACTCGAGCGACTAGGCATCCTGGTCGACCGAGACGATGAAGGCTACATGCTCCAGATCTTCACCCGCCCTGTAGAAGATCGCCCGACCGTCTTCTACGAGATCATCCAGCGCAAGGGGAGCCGCAGCTTCGGCAAAGGCAACTTCAAAGCCCTCTTCGAAGCCATCGAACGCGAACAAGAACTCCGCGGCAACCTCTAG
- the rplK gene encoding 50S ribosomal protein L11 has product MAPKKITGYVKLQIMAGKATPAPPVGPALGQAQVNIMEFCKQFNDRTKAPDLAGLTIPVVISVYADRTFTFVTKTPPAPVLLLKAAGIAKGSGTPNKEKLGKVTEKQIRDIATQKMPDMNAASVEAAMKTIRGTARSMGIEVVA; this is encoded by the coding sequence ATGGCACCGAAGAAGATTACTGGATACGTCAAGCTTCAGATTATGGCCGGCAAGGCCACCCCTGCACCTCCCGTTGGTCCCGCGCTTGGTCAGGCGCAGGTCAACATCATGGAGTTCTGCAAGCAGTTCAACGACCGCACGAAGGCTCCTGACCTGGCTGGGCTCACCATCCCGGTTGTGATCAGCGTTTACGCGGACCGCACCTTTACGTTTGTCACCAAGACCCCTCCGGCTCCTGTGCTTCTGCTCAAAGCTGCTGGTATCGCCAAGGGCTCGGGCACTCCGAATAAGGAGAAGCTGGGCAAGGTGACGGAGAAGCAGATCCGTGACATCGCGACCCAGAAGATGCCCGACATGAACGCGGCATCGGTCGAGGCAGCGATGAAGACCATCCGCGGCACGGCCCGCTCGATGGGCATCGAAGTCGTCGCTTAG
- the secE gene encoding preprotein translocase subunit SecE — MAKTIAVAEETSTGLQQLKSLPERISSFLKDVRSEMRKVITPSRAEVQATTTVVIVTVFIFAAYFWLVDNIIGRAIEALLHRLTQH; from the coding sequence ATGGCCAAGACAATTGCAGTAGCGGAAGAGACAAGCACTGGGTTACAGCAGTTGAAGTCACTGCCAGAGCGGATCAGCAGCTTCCTGAAGGACGTGCGCAGTGAGATGCGCAAGGTGATTACGCCGTCGCGGGCCGAAGTCCAGGCGACGACGACCGTCGTGATTGTGACGGTGTTCATCTTTGCGGCGTACTTCTGGCTGGTGGACAACATCATTGGCCGTGCGATCGAGGCCTTGTTGCACCGCTTGACCCAGCACTAG
- a CDS encoding Ku protein → MARPYWSGQIQISLVSFGVKLFVATEAKSEIRFHQISRKSGERVRHQKVLASALEDNPGEAANPVEKDEIVKGYEYRKGEYVLIEPKELEQLRVPSKHAIEVSQFVGVDELNPEYLEKPYFIVPEDDVQAEAFAVVRKALQKTKKAALGKIAFGGREHVFAVTATDDDTLGGMMGYTMRYQEELRDPAEYFKDIKKVAVNEDSLDLAMELIKRKAAKFDPSKFKDGYEVAVKELVDAKIKNAPIPKDEEAAPRRGQVINLMDALRKSVGEGEAVATGKKKPAASVKGEGKKGIALVKAAAGKRKSA, encoded by the coding sequence GTGGCGCGTCCCTATTGGTCTGGTCAGATTCAGATATCTCTTGTTTCGTTTGGCGTGAAGTTGTTTGTGGCTACGGAGGCGAAGAGTGAGATTCGCTTTCACCAGATAAGCCGAAAGTCGGGCGAGCGGGTGCGGCATCAGAAGGTGCTAGCCAGCGCTCTTGAGGATAATCCCGGTGAGGCCGCCAATCCTGTCGAGAAGGATGAGATCGTCAAAGGCTACGAGTATCGCAAGGGCGAGTACGTCTTGATCGAGCCGAAGGAGTTGGAGCAACTGCGCGTGCCTTCGAAGCACGCGATTGAGGTTTCGCAGTTTGTTGGGGTCGATGAGCTGAATCCTGAGTATCTGGAGAAGCCTTACTTCATTGTTCCTGAAGACGATGTTCAGGCTGAGGCGTTTGCGGTTGTTCGGAAGGCGCTGCAGAAGACGAAGAAGGCTGCGCTTGGAAAGATCGCCTTTGGTGGACGCGAACATGTCTTTGCCGTAACCGCAACGGACGACGACACGCTGGGCGGAATGATGGGCTACACGATGCGTTATCAGGAGGAGCTGCGTGATCCGGCGGAGTACTTCAAAGACATCAAGAAGGTTGCGGTGAATGAGGACTCGCTCGATCTGGCGATGGAGCTGATCAAGCGCAAGGCGGCGAAGTTCGATCCGAGCAAGTTTAAGGATGGATATGAGGTTGCCGTGAAGGAGCTGGTTGACGCGAAGATTAAGAATGCTCCCATACCGAAGGATGAGGAGGCTGCTCCGCGACGTGGTCAGGTGATCAACCTGATGGATGCGCTGCGCAAGAGTGTCGGTGAGGGCGAGGCGGTGGCTACGGGCAAGAAGAAGCCAGCGGCGTCGGTGAAGGGCGAGGGGAAGAAAGGCATTGCGCTGGTGAAGGCGGCGGCTGGGAAGCGGAAGTCGGCCTAA
- the nusG gene encoding transcription termination/antitermination protein NusG, with the protein MREKGTTMAAEEQNPEEQNPETSNASEQPTDQLAPPVNDNFKWYIIHAYSGFERKVRESLESRIAAFGLQNRIGRIMIPTEPVTELRNGKKYTIERVFLPGYVLVEMELDNDLWHVIKNTPRVTGFLGTGDNPVALSEQEVSSILFRSDVSKDKPSMKVKFDKGEQVRINEGPFANFTGAVDDINEDKQTLKVMVSIFGRSTPVEIEFSKVDKVEA; encoded by the coding sequence ATGCGCGAAAAAGGCACAACCATGGCGGCAGAAGAGCAGAACCCGGAAGAGCAAAACCCAGAGACGTCGAACGCCTCCGAGCAGCCGACCGACCAGCTCGCACCGCCGGTCAACGACAACTTCAAGTGGTACATCATCCACGCCTACTCGGGCTTCGAGCGCAAGGTTCGCGAGTCGCTCGAGAGCCGCATTGCTGCATTCGGCCTGCAGAACCGCATCGGTCGCATCATGATTCCGACCGAGCCGGTCACTGAGCTTCGCAACGGCAAGAAGTACACGATTGAGCGCGTCTTCCTGCCGGGCTACGTTCTGGTTGAGATGGAACTCGACAACGACCTGTGGCACGTCATCAAGAACACGCCGCGCGTCACGGGCTTCCTTGGAACGGGCGACAATCCGGTGGCACTCTCCGAGCAGGAAGTAAGCTCCATCCTCTTCCGCTCCGATGTGTCGAAGGACAAGCCTTCGATGAAGGTCAAGTTCGACAAGGGCGAGCAGGTCCGCATCAACGAGGGGCCATTCGCCAACTTCACTGGAGCAGTAGACGACATCAACGAAGACAAGCAGACGTTGAAGGTCATGGTCAGCATCTTTGGCCGCTCCACGCCAGTCGAAATCGAGTTCTCGAAGGTGGACAAGGTCGAGGCATAG
- the ligD gene encoding DNA ligase D, translating to MVPVKKAAKKASAKKSTSADTASNAIDEQLERYRSMRDFRVTAEPSGASSAKSSSKTRGLPFCIQKHAASHLHYDFRLGWNGVLKSWAIAKGPSYVTGDKRLAVQVEDHPMEYGGFEGIIPAGQYGGGTVMLWDQGTWEPQPGYTDIDAGLRDGSLKFVMHGTKMKGKWALIRMGGKWAKEKKPNWLLIKEHDEFERGPNETPVTEAEPDSVVTGRSIEQIAKSEDHVWNSKDTAGQGNAWFRQESKGEVARLNSAKLAILETKLRKLPEERQPGFVSPQLALMAATPPLEKGWLHELKLDGYRMQARKDGKGVQMLTRTGLDWTNRVRSVANEVAKLAIDKVTLDGEVVVVAPNGTTNFADLQASMQEGGKHLLTYFCFDLLHVDGRNVRDLPLRERKELLGDVLNGADEDVVRVSEHIETGGAELLHKACELQAEGIVSKRASGKYSPGRSSDWLKMKCLHEQEFVVGGYTLPSNQIRGVGALLLGYYKDGQFVYAGRTGTGFTQKTHRILRDKLEELEQKTASFARVPADAKRGVIWVKPEMVVQVRFATWTADDQVRQAAFLGVREDKAAKEVVREDTEIALRPRGARRKEASHSVQPVAVAAKKVTAADVGEHAPVRLTHPAKVLDAQSGMTKQMLADYYWAVAEWMLPHIADRPVSLVRCPEGSGSPCFFQKHVNHMLPKGIGSVDIADKNGKVEPYITLNNAEALAGLAQMGVLEVHPWGSRNESLEQPDRLIFDLDPDEALTWKVLAGAATDVRAQLKKMGLESFVKTTGGKGLHVVVPIEPELEWPAIKDFARGVVVDMEKANPGLYLTKMTKAARVGKIYLDYLRNERGATSVAAYSPRARAGAPVSMPLSWSELKLAERPVFRVAEFSEWKARLKKDPWKGMSGVKQHITAAALESVGLKS from the coding sequence ATGGTACCGGTCAAGAAGGCTGCGAAGAAGGCTTCCGCTAAGAAGAGTACGTCTGCGGATACTGCGTCTAACGCTATCGACGAGCAGTTGGAGCGGTATCGGTCGATGCGCGACTTCCGAGTGACGGCTGAGCCTAGTGGGGCGTCATCTGCGAAGAGTTCAAGCAAAACGAGGGGACTACCTTTCTGCATTCAGAAGCATGCGGCTTCGCATCTGCACTATGACTTCAGGCTAGGGTGGAACGGTGTTTTGAAGAGCTGGGCCATTGCGAAGGGTCCGAGCTACGTGACCGGAGACAAGAGGCTAGCTGTGCAGGTGGAAGATCACCCGATGGAGTATGGAGGGTTCGAGGGGATCATTCCTGCGGGGCAGTATGGGGGCGGCACCGTGATGCTGTGGGATCAAGGTACGTGGGAGCCGCAGCCAGGGTATACGGACATCGATGCTGGGCTGCGTGATGGAAGCCTGAAGTTCGTGATGCATGGGACGAAGATGAAAGGAAAGTGGGCTCTGATTCGCATGGGTGGCAAGTGGGCGAAGGAGAAGAAGCCTAACTGGCTGTTGATCAAGGAGCACGATGAGTTTGAAAGAGGGCCGAATGAAACGCCAGTTACAGAGGCTGAGCCTGACTCGGTGGTGACGGGGCGCTCGATTGAGCAGATCGCCAAGAGCGAAGACCATGTTTGGAACTCGAAGGACACGGCTGGCCAGGGAAACGCGTGGTTTCGGCAGGAGAGCAAAGGTGAAGTTGCGCGATTGAATTCTGCAAAGCTGGCTATATTGGAGACAAAGCTCAGGAAGCTTCCTGAGGAACGGCAGCCTGGATTTGTGTCGCCTCAACTGGCGCTGATGGCTGCGACTCCTCCGCTTGAAAAAGGGTGGCTGCATGAGTTGAAGCTTGATGGCTACAGAATGCAAGCTCGTAAGGATGGGAAAGGCGTGCAGATGCTGACACGGACTGGACTCGATTGGACTAATCGTGTGCGGTCGGTGGCCAACGAGGTTGCGAAACTGGCGATCGACAAAGTTACGCTCGACGGCGAAGTGGTTGTGGTTGCGCCGAATGGGACGACGAACTTTGCCGATCTGCAGGCGTCGATGCAGGAAGGGGGGAAGCATCTGCTGACTTATTTCTGCTTCGATCTGCTGCATGTGGATGGAAGAAATGTGCGCGATCTGCCGCTGCGGGAGCGGAAAGAATTACTGGGCGATGTGCTGAACGGTGCCGATGAAGATGTCGTTCGGGTGAGCGAGCATATCGAGACGGGTGGCGCTGAGTTGCTGCACAAGGCTTGCGAACTGCAGGCTGAGGGCATCGTCTCGAAGCGGGCTTCGGGCAAGTATTCACCGGGGCGCAGCAGCGACTGGTTGAAGATGAAGTGTCTGCACGAGCAGGAGTTTGTCGTGGGCGGATATACGCTGCCATCGAATCAGATTCGTGGTGTCGGCGCACTGCTGTTGGGTTATTACAAGGATGGCCAGTTCGTCTACGCGGGGCGCACCGGAACGGGATTCACGCAGAAGACGCACAGGATATTGCGAGATAAGTTGGAGGAGTTGGAGCAGAAGACGGCCTCCTTTGCGCGTGTGCCTGCAGATGCGAAGCGCGGAGTTATATGGGTCAAGCCGGAGATGGTTGTGCAGGTGCGTTTTGCAACGTGGACGGCGGATGATCAGGTACGGCAGGCGGCGTTCCTTGGAGTGCGTGAGGATAAGGCTGCGAAGGAGGTCGTGCGAGAGGACACTGAAATAGCTCTGAGGCCGAGGGGAGCGCGACGGAAGGAGGCTTCGCATTCTGTCCAACCTGTTGCAGTGGCGGCGAAGAAGGTGACTGCGGCCGATGTCGGGGAGCATGCTCCTGTTCGGCTGACGCATCCCGCAAAAGTGCTGGATGCTCAATCAGGCATGACGAAGCAGATGCTGGCGGACTACTACTGGGCTGTGGCGGAGTGGATGCTGCCGCACATCGCGGACCGGCCTGTGAGTTTGGTGCGGTGTCCTGAGGGATCGGGGAGTCCATGTTTTTTTCAGAAGCATGTGAACCATATGTTGCCCAAAGGGATTGGGAGCGTTGATATTGCGGACAAGAATGGAAAGGTAGAGCCGTATATCACGCTGAATAATGCGGAGGCTCTGGCGGGGTTGGCGCAGATGGGTGTGCTCGAGGTGCATCCGTGGGGCTCGCGAAATGAGAGTCTTGAACAGCCCGACCGTCTGATCTTCGATCTCGATCCGGATGAAGCGCTGACGTGGAAGGTATTGGCGGGGGCTGCGACCGATGTGCGGGCACAGTTGAAGAAGATGGGGCTGGAGAGCTTTGTTAAAACCACGGGAGGCAAAGGACTGCACGTTGTTGTGCCGATCGAGCCGGAGTTGGAGTGGCCTGCGATCAAGGATTTCGCTCGTGGTGTTGTGGTTGATATGGAGAAAGCGAATCCTGGGCTTTATTTGACGAAGATGACGAAGGCGGCTCGGGTTGGCAAGATTTATCTGGATTATCTGCGGAACGAGCGAGGAGCGACTTCGGTGGCGGCTTACTCTCCGCGCGCGCGGGCGGGAGCGCCGGTGTCGATGCCGCTTAGCTGGAGCGAGTTGAAGCTGGCGGAAAGGCCAGTGTTTCGTGTCGCCGAATTCAGTGAGTGGAAGGCACGGTTGAAGAAGGATCCCTGGAAAGGGATGAGTGGTGTGAAGCAGCACATTACTGCAGCGGCGCTTGAGAGTGTCGGCCTGAAGAGCTAG
- the rpmG gene encoding 50S ribosomal protein L33, giving the protein MREIITLQCPECKNRNYSTTKNKKTTTGRLEFSKFCNTCRKHTDHKETK; this is encoded by the coding sequence ATGCGCGAAATTATCACACTGCAGTGCCCTGAGTGCAAGAACAGGAACTACTCAACGACGAAGAACAAGAAGACGACCACTGGCCGGCTAGAGTTCTCGAAGTTCTGCAATACCTGCCGCAAGCACACAGATCACAAAGAGACGAAGTAG
- a CDS encoding PQQ-dependent sugar dehydrogenase, whose product MIPANTRLFSTLSTLPVLLAGLLVIPTGANAQSNSKTITGQAAFTDYSQEHPGVRRKITVADLPEPKEAESVDNGPTVVPRPEGAWPQAPAGFKVELYAQGFREPRLMRTAPNGDIFLADSHGDKIMVLRGVGPDGKAQKISTFASGLDLPFGIAFYPSGPNPQWVYVGNTKTVVRFPYKSGDLVATGPAETVVAQLPGFAQLRGGGHWTRDVVFTPDGTRMLVSVGSASNVDDVDTHPNEFHRADVLAFTPEGKFLKVYASGIRNCVGETINPTTGQLWCSTNERDRLGDNLVPDYITSVKEDGFYGWPWYYIGAHKDPRLPDPCEKGTGPNLQAPALTEAQAKDCKRVNMASKVIVPDVLLQPHFASLEMLFYNGKQFPSEYTGDAFAAEHGSWNRAHRSGYEVIRVPMRNGHATGEYEDFLTGFVTPDGKVWGRPVGVTTGNDGSLFVTDDGTKSVWHVTYTGK is encoded by the coding sequence ATGATTCCCGCTAACACACGATTATTCAGTACCCTCTCGACTCTACCCGTCCTTCTCGCCGGACTCCTGGTTATTCCTACCGGCGCTAACGCCCAGTCCAACTCCAAGACCATTACTGGTCAGGCCGCCTTCACCGACTACAGCCAGGAACACCCCGGCGTCCGTCGCAAGATCACCGTCGCGGACCTACCCGAGCCCAAAGAAGCAGAGTCCGTCGACAACGGTCCCACCGTCGTCCCCCGCCCCGAAGGTGCATGGCCCCAGGCCCCCGCAGGCTTCAAGGTAGAGCTCTATGCCCAGGGCTTTCGTGAACCGCGACTCATGCGCACAGCCCCCAACGGCGACATCTTCCTCGCCGACTCGCACGGCGATAAGATCATGGTCCTGCGCGGCGTCGGCCCTGACGGCAAGGCGCAGAAGATCTCCACCTTCGCCTCCGGTCTCGATCTTCCTTTCGGCATCGCCTTCTATCCCAGCGGACCCAACCCCCAATGGGTCTATGTTGGAAACACCAAAACCGTAGTTCGCTTCCCCTACAAATCCGGCGATCTCGTTGCTACCGGCCCGGCTGAGACGGTCGTTGCCCAACTTCCCGGCTTCGCCCAGCTCCGCGGCGGCGGCCACTGGACACGCGACGTCGTCTTCACCCCAGATGGCACGAGGATGCTCGTCTCCGTAGGGTCAGCCTCGAACGTCGATGACGTCGATACCCATCCCAATGAGTTCCACCGCGCCGATGTTCTCGCATTCACCCCCGAGGGCAAGTTCCTCAAGGTATACGCCAGCGGCATCCGCAACTGCGTCGGGGAAACCATCAATCCCACTACCGGCCAGCTCTGGTGCTCCACCAACGAGCGCGACCGCCTCGGCGACAACCTCGTCCCCGACTACATCACCAGCGTCAAGGAAGACGGCTTCTACGGCTGGCCCTGGTACTACATTGGAGCACATAAGGACCCGCGCCTTCCTGATCCTTGCGAAAAAGGCACTGGTCCCAACCTGCAGGCTCCTGCGCTGACTGAGGCACAGGCTAAGGACTGCAAGCGCGTGAACATGGCATCGAAGGTCATCGTCCCCGACGTCCTCCTCCAGCCCCACTTCGCGTCACTCGAGATGCTCTTCTACAACGGCAAGCAGTTCCCCTCCGAGTACACCGGTGACGCCTTCGCCGCCGAGCATGGCTCCTGGAACCGTGCCCACCGCAGCGGCTACGAGGTCATCCGCGTCCCCATGCGCAACGGTCACGCCACCGGCGAATACGAGGACTTCCTCACCGGCTTCGTCACCCCCGACGGTAAGGTCTGGGGCCGGCCCGTAGGCGTCACCACAGGCAACGACGGCTCACTCTTCGTCACTGACGACGGCACCAAGAGCGTCTGGCACGTCACCTACACCGGCAAATAA
- the tuf gene encoding elongation factor Tu translates to MGKEKFDRSKPHVNVGTIGHIDHGKTTLTAAITKVLSKHNPKNSFRSFDTIDNAPEERERGITIATSHVEYETANRHYAHVDCPGHADYIKNMITGAAQMDGAILVVAATDGPMPQTKEHVLLARQVGVPYIVVFLNKCDAVEDAELIDLVEMEVRELLSKYDFPGDDVPVIRGSALGALNGEAQWEAKIDELMDAVDKNVPQPDRLVDLPFLMPIEDIFSISGRGTVVTGRIERGKVKVGEDCEIVGFRETRKTVCTGVEMFKKQLDEGLAGDNAGLLLRGIAKEDVERGMVLAKPGSITPHTVFKGEIYVLSKEEGGRHTPFFNGYRPQFYFRTTDVTGSAKLPEGTEMVMPGDNISLEITLHTPVAMEKGLRFAIREGGRTVGAGTISEIIK, encoded by the coding sequence ATGGGCAAGGAAAAGTTTGACCGGTCAAAGCCGCACGTAAACGTAGGGACGATCGGGCACATCGATCATGGCAAGACGACATTGACGGCGGCGATCACGAAGGTGCTGTCGAAGCACAACCCGAAGAACAGCTTCCGCTCGTTCGATACGATCGACAACGCTCCTGAAGAGCGCGAGCGCGGTATCACGATTGCAACCTCGCACGTGGAGTACGAGACGGCGAACCGTCACTATGCTCACGTCGACTGCCCTGGCCACGCCGACTATATCAAGAACATGATTACGGGTGCGGCGCAGATGGACGGCGCGATCCTTGTGGTTGCGGCTACCGACGGTCCGATGCCCCAGACCAAGGAGCATGTGCTTCTTGCCCGTCAGGTTGGCGTGCCGTACATCGTCGTGTTCCTGAACAAGTGCGATGCGGTTGAGGATGCGGAGCTGATCGACCTGGTCGAGATGGAAGTGCGCGAGCTGCTGTCGAAGTACGACTTCCCTGGTGACGACGTTCCTGTGATCCGTGGTTCGGCGCTTGGCGCGTTGAACGGCGAAGCACAGTGGGAAGCGAAGATCGACGAGCTGATGGATGCGGTGGACAAGAATGTTCCGCAGCCTGACCGTCTGGTTGACCTGCCGTTCCTGATGCCGATCGAAGACATCTTCTCGATCTCTGGCCGTGGAACCGTGGTTACGGGCCGTATCGAGCGCGGTAAGGTGAAGGTTGGCGAGGACTGCGAGATCGTAGGCTTCCGCGAGACGCGCAAGACGGTCTGCACCGGCGTCGAGATGTTCAAGAAGCAGCTGGACGAGGGTCTGGCGGGTGATAACGCTGGTCTTCTGTTGCGCGGTATCGCGAAGGAAGATGTGGAGCGCGGCATGGTGTTGGCCAAGCCGGGTTCGATCACGCCGCACACGGTGTTCAAGGGCGAGATCTACGTGTTGTCGAAGGAAGAGGGCGGTCGTCATACACCGTTCTTCAACGGCTACCGTCCCCAGTTCTACTTCCGCACGACGGACGTGACGGGATCGGCGAAGCTGCCGGAAGGCACGGAGATGGTGATGCCTGGCGACAACATCTCGCTGGAGATCACGCTGCACACGCCCGTAGCCATGGAGAAGGGCCTTCGGTTCGCTATCCGCGAAGGCGGACGCACCGTCGGCGCCGGCACCATCAGCGAGATCATTAAGTAA
- a CDS encoding dimethylarginine dimethylaminohydrolase family protein, protein MSTQPIELAAPLAPLAASRPTYLMCPPRLYDVNYVINPWMAGNVHSSSRERAAQQWHRLYEALTEVADVELVEPQPGSPDMVFTANAGLEHHGIVALSSFFHAERQAEEQHFRHWFQDAGYTILDIPRETPFEGEGDALFSTDGTRLWAGHGPRTTAASHHYLSKIWNVEVVPLHLIDPRFYHLDTCFAPLENNYAMYYPQAFDASSLATIEAFYPPSKRIIINEPDATRFACNVINIDRTIILNDISRELTDQLEDHCFHVVPVSLSEFLKAGGAAKCLVMRLSAAKVGTATSSSGRHSQAPLQ, encoded by the coding sequence ATGAGCACCCAGCCGATTGAACTTGCCGCACCCCTTGCACCACTCGCCGCATCCCGGCCCACGTACCTCATGTGCCCGCCCCGTCTCTACGACGTCAACTACGTCATCAATCCGTGGATGGCCGGCAACGTCCATAGCTCTTCCCGCGAACGCGCCGCACAACAGTGGCATCGGCTCTACGAAGCCCTCACCGAAGTAGCCGACGTCGAACTAGTCGAGCCCCAACCCGGCTCCCCCGACATGGTCTTCACCGCCAATGCTGGCCTCGAACACCACGGAATCGTAGCTCTCAGCAGCTTCTTCCACGCTGAACGCCAAGCCGAAGAGCAGCACTTCCGCCACTGGTTCCAGGACGCCGGTTATACCATCCTCGACATCCCCCGCGAAACCCCGTTCGAAGGCGAAGGCGACGCCCTCTTCTCCACCGACGGCACCCGCCTCTGGGCAGGCCACGGCCCCCGCACCACAGCGGCCAGCCACCACTACCTCAGCAAAATCTGGAACGTCGAGGTGGTGCCACTTCACCTCATCGATCCACGTTTTTACCACCTTGACACCTGTTTCGCACCACTAGAAAACAACTACGCGATGTATTACCCACAAGCCTTCGACGCCTCATCTCTCGCAACGATTGAGGCCTTCTACCCACCCTCAAAACGAATCATCATCAACGAGCCAGACGCTACCCGCTTCGCCTGCAACGTCATAAACATCGACCGCACAATCATCCTGAACGACATCAGCAGGGAACTGACGGACCAACTCGAAGACCACTGCTTCCATGTAGTCCCCGTCTCGCTTAGCGAATTCCTCAAAGCCGGTGGAGCAGCAAAATGCCTCGTCATGCGCCTAAGCGCTGCGAAAGTCGGAACGGCAACTAGCTCTTCAGGCCGACACTCTCAAGCGCCGCTGCAGTAA